A genome region from Nocardia sp. NBC_00565 includes the following:
- a CDS encoding methionine ABC transporter ATP-binding protein → MSEQVPAVEFRSVTKVFGKGADRHIALNDIDLRIEQGEIFGVIGYSGAGKSTLVRLINALEKPTTGTIEVSGTPITGVREAEVRRIRRDIGMVFQQFNLFRSRTAAGNIEYPLKVAGWKRAERKARVKELLEFVGLAEKARSYPDQLSGGQKQRVGIARALATSPSLLLADESTSALDPETTGEVLRLLKKINRELGVTIVVITHEMDVIRAVADRVAVLAEGQIVELAGTFEVFASPQAPPTRSFVETVLHNRPDAEELRRLGELHGGRLVTVDIDDERGIGAALTVAAQAGVGFEVVYGGVSTLQDKTFGSVTLALRGSDDDVDKVIDELDRR, encoded by the coding sequence GTGAGCGAGCAGGTTCCCGCCGTCGAATTCCGCTCGGTCACCAAGGTTTTCGGCAAGGGCGCGGATCGGCATATCGCGCTCAACGATATCGATCTGCGCATCGAGCAGGGCGAGATCTTCGGTGTGATCGGCTATTCCGGCGCGGGAAAGAGCACGCTGGTCCGGCTGATCAATGCGCTGGAGAAGCCGACCACCGGCACCATCGAGGTCTCCGGCACGCCCATCACGGGGGTACGCGAGGCCGAGGTGCGCCGCATCCGCCGGGATATCGGCATGGTGTTCCAGCAGTTCAATCTGTTCCGATCACGCACGGCCGCAGGCAATATCGAATATCCGCTGAAGGTCGCGGGCTGGAAGCGCGCCGAACGCAAAGCGCGGGTCAAAGAATTACTGGAGTTCGTCGGGCTCGCTGAAAAAGCCCGCAGCTATCCGGACCAGCTCTCCGGCGGACAGAAGCAGCGGGTCGGCATCGCGCGCGCCCTGGCGACTTCGCCGTCGCTGCTGCTCGCGGACGAATCGACCTCGGCGCTGGATCCGGAGACCACCGGTGAGGTGCTGCGGCTGCTGAAGAAGATCAACCGCGAGCTCGGGGTCACCATCGTGGTGATCACGCACGAGATGGACGTGATCCGCGCGGTGGCCGATCGGGTGGCGGTGCTCGCCGAAGGGCAGATCGTCGAACTCGCCGGCACCTTCGAGGTTTTCGCATCTCCGCAGGCGCCGCCGACGCGGTCGTTCGTGGAAACCGTGCTGCACAACCGGCCCGATGCCGAGGAGCTGCGGCGGCTCGGCGAACTGCACGGCGGGCGGCTGGTCACCGTGGACATCGATGACGAGCGCGGGATCGGCGCGGCTCTGACCGTCGCCGCGCAGGCGGGTGTCGGGTTCGAGGTGGTCTACGGCGGGGTGAGCACGTTGCAGGACAAGACCTTCGGCAGTGTGACGCTCGCGCTGCGTGGTTCCGATGACGACGTGGACAAGGTGATCGACGAACTCGATCGCCGCTAG
- a CDS encoding MFS transporter produces MLKRETVATVGGGGAPDQADVGSSGRRRVPTRYLVLGLLFVITTVNYADRSSLSITGSAVKEGLGFTSVQLGYVFSAFSWAYVVAQLPGGMLLDRFGARRVYAGSLVLWTAVTAAISLVGVVTVPVLAALVLVFGLRLLLGAFESPAFPANARVATMWFPTAERGRATAVFNSAQYFATVMFAPIMAWVTHVYGWRWVFVLLGVLGFGLAVLWARWMNTPREHRRVTPEELESIRASGALVDLDERGTVQAERAPLNRRTLARIFSTRPLWGVYLFQYAVNALTYFFITWFPVYLNKGRGLSLVDVGFIAALPALAGFVGGLGGGVVSDAILRRGGSLTVARKIPAAVGMVLTIAIALSNFSDSTTVIVVIMVVAFLGKGVGSLGWAITTDIAPPQAMSFVGATMNACGNIAGIVTPIVIGYLVEATGSFDTALWFVAGHGVLALIALAVMGTIQRIHFDQES; encoded by the coding sequence ATGTTGAAGCGGGAAACGGTAGCGACCGTCGGCGGGGGCGGCGCCCCGGATCAGGCCGACGTCGGGTCGTCGGGTCGTCGTCGTGTTCCGACGCGTTATCTGGTGTTGGGGTTGTTGTTCGTCATCACGACCGTGAATTATGCCGATCGCAGTAGTTTGTCGATTACTGGTAGTGCGGTGAAGGAGGGTTTGGGGTTCACTTCGGTGCAGTTGGGCTACGTTTTCTCGGCGTTCAGTTGGGCGTATGTGGTGGCGCAGTTGCCGGGTGGGATGTTGTTGGATCGGTTCGGGGCGCGGCGGGTGTATGCGGGGAGTCTGGTGTTGTGGACTGCGGTGACCGCGGCGATCAGTCTGGTTGGTGTGGTCACGGTGCCGGTGTTGGCGGCGTTGGTGTTGGTGTTCGGGTTGCGGTTGTTGTTGGGTGCGTTCGAGTCGCCGGCTTTTCCGGCGAATGCGCGGGTGGCGACGATGTGGTTTCCGACTGCTGAGCGTGGGCGGGCGACGGCGGTGTTCAATTCGGCGCAGTATTTCGCGACGGTGATGTTCGCGCCGATTATGGCGTGGGTCACTCATGTTTATGGGTGGCGTTGGGTGTTCGTGCTGTTGGGTGTACTCGGGTTCGGTTTGGCGGTGTTGTGGGCGCGGTGGATGAACACCCCGCGTGAACACCGACGCGTTACACCAGAGGAGTTGGAGTCGATCCGCGCCAGCGGCGCATTGGTCGATTTGGACGAGCGCGGGACCGTGCAGGCCGAGCGTGCCCCGCTCAATCGGCGCACTCTGGCGCGGATTTTTTCGACTCGGCCGTTGTGGGGGGTGTATCTGTTCCAGTATGCGGTGAACGCGTTGACCTATTTTTTCATCACCTGGTTCCCGGTTTACCTGAACAAGGGCCGCGGCCTGTCGTTGGTCGATGTCGGTTTCATCGCCGCGCTGCCGGCGTTGGCGGGGTTCGTGGGTGGTCTGGGTGGTGGGGTCGTCTCGGATGCGATCTTGCGTCGTGGTGGATCGTTGACCGTGGCGCGTAAGATCCCGGCGGCGGTGGGGATGGTGTTGACGATCGCGATCGCGTTGTCGAATTTCAGTGACAGCACCACGGTGATCGTGGTGATCATGGTCGTGGCGTTTCTGGGTAAGGGTGTGGGTTCGCTGGGGTGGGCGATCACTACCGATATCGCGCCGCCGCAGGCGATGAGTTTTGTGGGGGCCACGATGAACGCGTGCGGCAATATCGCCGGTATCGTCACCCCGATCGTGATCGGCTATCTGGTCGAGGCGACCGGTTCCTTCGATACCGCGCTCTGGTTCGTCGCCGGGCACGGTGTGCTGGCTTTGATCGCGCTGGCGGTCATGGGCACCATCCAACGCATCCACTTCGATCAGGAATCATGA
- a CDS encoding MetQ/NlpA family ABC transporter substrate-binding protein, with the protein MRLLRRVLVIPLLFALAAGAVACGEERNTDVVRIGVNDLALPHWDVYKKKAAEQGIAVEFVNFTDYNQPNPALNQRRIDLNKFQHVRYLANYNVRNNDTLVPVGATEIFPLTLYSRKHKSVAEIPKGGQITLSNNPANQVRPLLGLAAAGLIVLKGGASWDSKIEDVDTGASTISLKTIDPTLTAQSLESVDAAFVDDTFARPAGLTKNEVIFTDDPERPELEQYINVFAARAEDKDNPKLLALARLYHDPEVEAAVRAETGYQGIFKTNDPADLQATLADLETKFRK; encoded by the coding sequence ATGCGATTGCTGCGCCGTGTTCTGGTGATTCCGTTGTTGTTTGCCCTGGCCGCCGGTGCCGTGGCGTGTGGGGAGGAACGCAATACCGACGTGGTGCGCATCGGTGTGAACGATCTCGCTCTTCCGCATTGGGATGTGTACAAGAAGAAGGCCGCCGAGCAGGGTATTGCCGTCGAGTTCGTCAATTTCACCGACTACAACCAGCCGAATCCGGCGCTGAATCAGCGCCGGATCGACCTCAACAAGTTCCAGCACGTGCGGTACCTGGCCAACTACAACGTCCGCAACAACGACACCCTGGTGCCCGTCGGCGCGACCGAGATCTTCCCGTTGACCCTGTACTCGCGCAAGCACAAATCGGTGGCGGAGATCCCCAAGGGCGGTCAGATCACCCTCAGCAACAATCCGGCCAACCAGGTCCGGCCGCTGCTCGGGCTGGCGGCCGCCGGGCTGATCGTGCTGAAGGGCGGCGCGAGCTGGGATTCGAAGATCGAAGACGTGGACACCGGCGCCTCGACGATAAGTCTGAAGACTATCGATCCGACGCTGACCGCGCAGTCCCTGGAGAGCGTCGATGCCGCATTCGTCGACGACACCTTCGCCCGCCCGGCCGGCCTCACCAAGAACGAGGTCATCTTCACCGACGATCCCGAACGACCGGAGCTCGAGCAGTACATCAACGTCTTCGCCGCCCGCGCCGAAGACAAGGACAACCCGAAACTGCTTGCGCTGGCCAGGCTTTACCACGATCCGGAGGTCGAGGCGGCCGTCCGCGCCGAGACCGGCTACCAGGGCATCTTCAAGACCAACGACCCGGCCGATCTGCAGGCCACCCTGGCCGATCTGGAGACCAAGTTCCGCAAGTAG
- a CDS encoding metal-sulfur cluster assembly factor translates to MSETPTETTEQPQLSEEDIKRLEDIEEAMRDVVDPELGINVVDLGLVYGLAVEEEICILDMTLTSAACPLTDVIEDQSRNALVRSGLVEDLKINWVWVPPWGPDKITEDGREQLRALGFTV, encoded by the coding sequence ATGAGTGAAACACCTACCGAAACCACCGAACAGCCGCAGCTGTCCGAAGAGGACATCAAACGCCTCGAGGACATCGAGGAGGCGATGCGCGATGTCGTCGACCCCGAACTCGGCATCAACGTGGTCGACCTAGGGCTCGTCTACGGCCTCGCGGTCGAGGAGGAGATCTGCATCCTCGATATGACCCTGACCTCCGCGGCCTGCCCGCTGACCGATGTCATCGAGGACCAGTCCCGCAACGCCCTGGTCCGCAGCGGCCTTGTCGAAGACCTCAAGATCAACTGGGTCTGGGTGCCGCCGTGGGGCCCGGACAAGATCACCGAGGACGGCCGCGAACAACTGCGCGCCCTCGGCTTCACGGTCTAG
- a CDS encoding helix-turn-helix domain-containing protein, giving the protein MPETDVADDESSLAALVGGVVRALREQSGLSMRELAKRAGISQPFLSQIERGVSAPSMVTTYRLAGALGVAPGDLLPAPESERVRVVRADEGTLIPVADRPDAAIGRALHLRPNSPLEVIEYRVEPGQHIGEWFESTGVSGLYVVSGELAVEIVGAGRFRLGARDFISFPATMRDRWQLVDDKPAHVLLVIARPA; this is encoded by the coding sequence GTGCCCGAAACCGACGTCGCCGATGACGAATCCAGCCTGGCTGCCCTGGTCGGCGGCGTGGTGCGGGCGCTGCGCGAGCAGTCCGGACTGTCGATGCGGGAGCTCGCGAAGCGGGCCGGAATCAGCCAACCGTTCCTGAGCCAGATCGAGCGGGGCGTCAGCGCGCCTTCGATGGTTACCACCTATCGGCTGGCCGGGGCTTTGGGCGTCGCTCCCGGCGATCTGCTGCCCGCACCGGAATCGGAGCGGGTCCGGGTGGTGCGTGCCGACGAGGGCACGTTGATCCCGGTCGCGGACCGCCCCGACGCTGCCATCGGTCGGGCGCTGCACCTGCGGCCGAATAGTCCGCTCGAGGTCATCGAATACCGCGTCGAACCCGGTCAACACATCGGGGAGTGGTTCGAATCGACCGGGGTGAGCGGTCTCTACGTGGTCTCCGGCGAGCTCGCGGTCGAGATTGTCGGCGCGGGGCGATTCCGCCTCGGCGCGAGAGATTTCATCAGCTTCCCGGCCACCATGCGGGACCGCTGGCAACTGGTCGACGACAAGCCGGCCCACGTACTGCTGGTCATCGCGCGTCCGGCCTGA
- a CDS encoding SDR family oxidoreductase: protein MAAPRNLLSRRGSTGDGGTAIAVRADLSEPDDIDKLFDRVDTEFGALNGLVNNAATLETQRRVDEFDAERLRRIMSVNVIGPILCVRNAIRRMSYVTGSFLDLAGGR from the coding sequence ATGGCCGCGCCGAGAAATCTGCTCTCTCGGCGCGGAAGCACCGGCGATGGCGGTACTGCCATTGCGGTGCGGGCGGATCTGAGTGAGCCCGATGACATCGACAAGTTGTTCGACCGGGTGGATACCGAGTTCGGTGCGCTCAACGGGCTCGTCAACAATGCGGCCACGCTCGAAACCCAACGCAGGGTGGATGAATTCGATGCCGAACGGTTGCGGCGCATCATGAGCGTCAACGTCATCGGGCCGATCCTGTGCGTGCGCAACGCGATTCGGCGGATGTCCTACGTCACCGGTTCCTTCCTCGACCTCGCCGGTGGACGATGA
- a CDS encoding MetQ/NlpA family ABC transporter substrate-binding protein has protein sequence MKFHRVLAIPVLVATAALTLTACGDDKASADNVVRIGTTDKDHAWDVFEEKAKSQGITLRITNFSDYKQPNLALSQKQIDLNLFQHLQFLGAYNVANNDTLTPIASTYIVPLGLYSKKHKSVADLPQGAEIAIPNDPTNQARALFVLQAAGLLKLSGDAKSPTPADIDKGASKVKVTPVDAAQTALSLASVDGSIINNTFLERSGIDPTSALYKDDPKNPAAEPYINVVVSRAADKNNELYQKVAQLWHDPEVQQAHAQVTKNTAVEVERTGPELEQILTRVQQTIKDGK, from the coding sequence GTGAAATTCCATCGGGTACTGGCGATCCCGGTCCTGGTAGCAACCGCGGCCCTCACCCTCACGGCGTGCGGCGACGACAAAGCTTCCGCCGACAACGTAGTCCGCATCGGCACCACCGACAAGGATCACGCCTGGGACGTCTTCGAAGAGAAGGCGAAGTCACAGGGCATCACCCTGCGGATCACCAACTTCTCCGACTACAAGCAGCCGAATCTGGCCCTGTCGCAGAAGCAGATCGATCTGAATCTGTTCCAGCATCTGCAGTTCCTCGGCGCCTACAACGTGGCCAACAACGACACCCTGACCCCGATCGCCTCGACCTATATCGTGCCGCTCGGGCTCTACTCCAAGAAGCACAAGTCGGTCGCGGATCTGCCACAGGGCGCCGAGATCGCGATCCCCAACGATCCGACCAACCAGGCGCGGGCGCTGTTCGTACTGCAGGCCGCCGGTTTGCTGAAGCTCTCGGGCGACGCCAAGTCGCCGACCCCCGCCGATATCGATAAGGGCGCGTCCAAGGTCAAGGTGACCCCGGTCGACGCGGCGCAGACCGCGCTCTCACTTGCCTCGGTCGACGGCTCGATCATCAACAACACCTTCCTCGAGCGTTCCGGCATCGACCCCACTTCGGCGCTGTACAAAGATGATCCGAAGAATCCGGCGGCCGAACCGTACATCAATGTCGTGGTGTCGCGGGCCGCCGACAAGAACAACGAGCTCTACCAGAAGGTTGCCCAGCTCTGGCACGATCCGGAGGTACAGCAGGCGCACGCCCAGGTCACCAAGAACACCGCCGTCGAGGTCGAGCGGACCGGCCCTGAACTGGAGCAGATTCTGACCCGGGTGCAGCAGACCATCAAAGACGGCAAGTGA
- a CDS encoding DUF4189 domain-containing protein yields the protein MSLSSKAVGLAAASAGAFIAVGAGAAQADGGLYGSLAISVSAQGDATLGWAYNYANWADSDRVAVQHCGLPSCHIIVQFANACAAVARNGDDHLGWAWAPTRAEAEQQAIANAGPTAPPPLLNFGSSVPRAPRIVDSQCTANAS from the coding sequence ATGTCACTATCGTCCAAAGCCGTGGGGCTGGCGGCCGCGTCCGCGGGTGCGTTCATCGCCGTCGGGGCCGGTGCGGCACAGGCGGACGGTGGCCTCTACGGCTCGCTGGCGATCTCGGTCTCAGCACAGGGCGATGCGACCCTCGGCTGGGCGTACAACTACGCGAACTGGGCGGATTCCGACCGCGTCGCGGTACAGCACTGCGGCTTGCCCAGCTGCCACATCATCGTCCAGTTCGCCAACGCGTGCGCGGCCGTCGCCCGCAATGGCGACGATCACCTTGGCTGGGCCTGGGCGCCGACCAGGGCCGAGGCCGAGCAGCAGGCGATCGCCAACGCTGGGCCGACCGCTCCGCCGCCGTTGCTGAACTTCGGCAGCTCCGTGCCGCGCGCACCGCGCATCGTCGATTCGCAGTGCACCGCGAACGCGAGTTGA
- a CDS encoding methionine ABC transporter permease, translating into MHTDWDKLRPVLTEAIGTTIYLVLLTFVVGGLIGLFLGTALYTTRKGGLLANAPINVLLNVLVNVVRPIPFIILLAALGPVTLEVVGTTIGTEAAGFVMIVAASFGIARIVEQNLVTVDPGVIEAARAVGAGPLRIILTLLIPEALGPLALGYTFVVIAIVDMSAMAGTVGGGGLGDFALVYGYQRFDWQVTLVATLIIIAGVQGIQFLGNFIARKVLRR; encoded by the coding sequence ATGCATACGGATTGGGACAAACTCCGCCCGGTACTGACCGAGGCCATCGGCACCACGATCTATTTGGTGCTGCTCACATTCGTGGTGGGCGGGTTGATCGGGCTGTTCCTCGGCACGGCCCTCTACACCACTCGCAAGGGTGGACTACTGGCCAACGCACCGATCAATGTGCTGCTCAACGTCCTGGTGAACGTGGTTCGGCCGATTCCGTTCATCATCCTGCTCGCGGCGCTCGGGCCGGTGACGCTGGAGGTGGTCGGGACGACGATCGGCACCGAGGCCGCGGGCTTCGTGATGATCGTGGCGGCGTCCTTCGGTATCGCGCGCATCGTGGAACAGAATCTGGTGACGGTGGATCCCGGCGTGATAGAGGCGGCCAGGGCCGTCGGCGCCGGACCACTGCGGATCATTCTGACGCTGCTGATCCCAGAAGCGTTGGGCCCCTTGGCCCTCGGCTACACGTTCGTGGTTATCGCCATCGTCGATATGTCCGCCATGGCGGGTACGGTCGGTGGCGGCGGGCTCGGTGATTTCGCACTGGTCTACGGATATCAGCGCTTCGATTGGCAGGTCACGCTGGTAGCCACCCTCATCATTATCGCTGGTGTGCAGGGGATTCAGTTCCTCGGCAATTTCATCGCGCGGAAGGTGCTACGCCGCTGA
- a CDS encoding isopenicillin N synthase family dioxygenase, which yields MEFHVPVIDISPYVAAGSDAERRAVARAIDAAASTVGFMQITGHAVPQWVLDDFATALDSFFDLDPATKLDYRNPPEVNRGYSPPKSESLSLSLGVESATRMNDFFEAFNIGIAADAYPGVELSPRDFAENLWPTQVPGFRAPVEAYFAHATRLARTLTTIFADALDLPPGYFNRFTDHSLDVLRMNNYALPPGTVDLDGELTGMGEHTDYGIVTVLWADQVPGLQVLGADTRWHDVQPADDALLVNLGDLMSRWTNERWLSTLHRVMPPITNGTIQRRRSAAYFHDGNTDAVIETLPSCVGEGSKYEPITIADHLHAKLAGSRALQPNTNASREAARVLAASGYPLSGSD from the coding sequence GTGGAATTCCATGTGCCCGTCATCGATATTTCGCCGTACGTCGCAGCCGGTTCCGATGCCGAACGCCGGGCGGTGGCCCGCGCGATCGATGCGGCCGCGAGCACCGTCGGTTTCATGCAGATTACCGGTCACGCCGTTCCGCAATGGGTGCTCGACGATTTCGCGACCGCCCTCGACTCCTTCTTCGACCTCGACCCGGCAACGAAGCTGGACTACCGCAACCCACCCGAGGTCAACCGTGGTTACTCTCCACCCAAGAGCGAGAGTCTCAGCCTGAGCCTCGGCGTCGAATCTGCCACCCGGATGAACGATTTCTTCGAGGCGTTCAATATCGGCATCGCCGCGGACGCCTATCCCGGGGTCGAGTTGTCCCCGCGCGACTTCGCCGAAAACCTGTGGCCGACACAGGTTCCCGGATTCCGCGCGCCGGTCGAGGCATACTTCGCGCACGCGACCCGATTGGCCAGAACCCTCACCACCATCTTCGCCGACGCGCTGGACCTGCCACCCGGATACTTCAACCGCTTCACCGACCACTCCCTCGATGTGCTGCGCATGAACAACTACGCGCTGCCACCGGGCACCGTGGATCTCGACGGCGAACTCACCGGCATGGGCGAGCACACCGACTACGGCATCGTCACCGTCCTGTGGGCGGACCAGGTACCCGGGCTGCAAGTCCTCGGCGCAGACACGCGGTGGCACGACGTACAACCCGCCGATGACGCCCTGCTCGTCAACCTCGGCGACCTGATGTCGCGCTGGACCAACGAACGCTGGCTGTCCACCCTGCACCGCGTCATGCCGCCCATCACCAACGGAACCATCCAAAGACGCCGCAGCGCAGCCTATTTCCACGACGGCAACACCGACGCGGTGATCGAAACCCTGCCTTCGTGCGTGGGCGAGGGCAGCAAGTACGAACCGATCACCATCGCCGATCATCTCCACGCGAAGCTCGCGGGTTCCCGTGCGCTGCAGCCGAATACGAATGCGTCCCGGGAAGCGGCCCGTGTCCTCGCCGCATCGGGCTATCCCCTGAGCGGCAGCGACTAG